One genomic segment of Sparus aurata chromosome 24, fSpaAur1.1, whole genome shotgun sequence includes these proteins:
- the LOC115577284 gene encoding SLAIN motif-containing protein 1-like isoform X2, producing MEAAVLNPAMVADVDHNSNSLNAELEVKKLQELVRKLERQNEQLRTRATGTYGGGGGFCLSGPLPALLRQASLGSFVPPEEHFDYFLPHTGGDGAAGEDEDEEDEDEEEDGSEPSVLDELELLDLNSLSCSDESDETWLYVSPKARDSSDDSLTPMQWCRQGLDSPKSEVEAARRSLSLRLEQVSRWRSSLSSPSPSSTSTSSTPGPPPPLSRVAGVSPIGASSPVPKPCSTPQPLDRHAPSFSSPLHPALHRTLSPVGKDLSPVSERTPTFFPHHRSRSLRRSALSPQSSMDSDLGASEAEDDSIALGYKLHDLTDVQVMARLQEESLRQDYASTSSVLANRRSQSFTFQLSQLSAGPDLEEEDEEDDEDYGLLPPPQPRLTRLPHSHTFSSIRDWRRSTSSLCTPPSTPSTPPYPSAGFAFQPPPQGLGLGLGLGSLSAAEPQGFRPGSADFENKLRRSMPNLVRAPSMPSVPIPTNPSASPCLLRNSQSFDSSTRLTRLQSSIPSPGQLQNRVQSVGNFTSLSRQTLKATAYVSPTIKGSASMPTSTSLQSLSGGTAGGNSGVGSGIPMLSKPPGGGGTPTSTPATPRSGLPRPASFVGTPISTPRSKVAQPTRSLLTPPKSLSTLSALRDSTWRDGCY from the exons ATGGAGGCTGCGGTGCTGAACCCCGCGATGGTGGCCGACGTGGACCACAACAGCAACAGTCTGAACGCCGAGCTGGAGGTGAAGAAGCTGCAGGAGCTGGTCCGCAAGCTGGAGCGGCAGAACGAGCAGCTGCGGACCCGGGCGACGGGCACgtacggcggcggcggcgggtTCTGCCTGTCCGGCCCGCTGCCCGCCCTCCTCCGACAGGCGTCCTTGGGGTCGTTCGTCCCTCCAGAGGAGCATTTCGACTATTTCCTCCCGCACACGGGCGGGGACGGAGCTGCgggggaggatgaggatgaggaggatgaggatgaggaggaggacggatCCGAGCCGTCGGTTCTGGACGAGCTGGAACTTTTGGACTTGAATTCTCTGTCCTGCTCAGACGAGTCGGACGAGACATG gttgtatgtgtCGCCAAAAGCTCGAGATTCCTCAGACGACTCCCTCACACCTATGCAGTGGTGCCGACAGGGTCTGGACTCGCCCAAATCTGAGGTGGAGGCCGCCAGGAGATCGCTGTCCCTTCGACTGGAACAAG tctccAGGTGGCGTAGCTCCCTCTCCAGcccttccccctcctccacctccacttcctccacccccggccctcctcctcctctgagccGAGTGGCCGGAGTGTCGCCCATCGGTGCTTCCTCCCCTGTACCCAAACCCTGCTCCACCCCTCAGCCGTTGGACAGACACG CTCcatccttctcctcccctctccaccCGGCCCTCCATCGGACGCTGAGCCCCGTAGGGAAGGATCTCTCCCCCGTATCTGAGAGGACTCCCACATTCTTCCCTCACCATCGCA GCCGCAGCCTCCGACGCTCCGCCCTCAGCCCCCAGTCGTCCATGGACAGCGACCTCGGTGCTTCAGAGGCGGAGGACGACTCCATCGCTCTGGGATACAAACTGCACGACCTCACTGACGTCCAGGTGATGGCccggctgcaggaggaga GTCTAAGACAGGACTACGCCAGCACGTCGTCGGTCCTGGCCAACCGCCGCAGCCAGAGCTTCACCTTCCAGCTCAGCCAGCTCAGCGCCGGCCCCGacctggaggaggaagacgaggaggacgaCGAAGACTACGGCCTCCTGCCCCCGCCGCAGCCGCGCCTCACCCGCCTTCCGCACTCCCACACCTTCTCCAGCATCCGAGACTGGCGAAGAAGCACAAGCTCCCTGTGCACCCCTCCTTCCACACCCTCAACGCCGCCGTACCCTTCCGCTGGGTTCGCCTTCCAGCCTCCGCCCCAGGGATTGGgactgggcctgggcctgggcagCCTCAGCGCAGCCGAGCCCCAGGGCTTCAGACCCGGATCAG CCGATTTTGAGA ATAAGCTGCGGAGGAGCATGCCTAACCTTGTCAGAGCTCCCAGCATGCCCAGTGTGCCCATTCCGACCAATCCCAGCGCTTCCCCTTGTTTGCTTCGTAACAGCCAGAGTTTTGATTCGTCCACCAGGCTGACTCGACTGCAGTCCTCCA TCCCCTCCCCCGGACAGCTGCAGAACAGGGTCCAGAGCGTCGGGAACTTCACCTCCTTGTCACGTCAAACATTAAAGGCCACCGCCTACGTCAGCCCCACAATCAAGGGCTCGGCCTCCATGCCGACCTCCACCAGCCTGCAGTCTCTGAGCGGCGGCACTGCTGGGGGTAACAGCGGGGTGGGCAGCGGAATCCCAATGCTCAGTAAACCACCTGGTGGAGGAGGGACGCCCACATCGACCCCGGCCACGCCCCGCAGCGGTCTGCCCCGCCCCGCCTCCTTTGTTGGCACCCCAATCTCAACCCCTCGCAGCAAGGTGGCCCAACCAACACGAAG tttaCTGACTCCTCCAAAGAGCTTGTCCACCCTCAGTGCCCTTCGTGACAGCACCTGGAGAGACGGCTGCTACTGA
- the LOC115577284 gene encoding SLAIN motif-containing protein 1-like isoform X4: protein MEAAVLNPAMVADVDHNSNSLNAELEVKKLQELVRKLERQNEQLRTRATGTYGGGGGFCLSGPLPALLRQASLGSFVPPEEHFDYFLPHTGGDGAAGEDEDEEDEDEEEDGSEPSVLDELELLDLNSLSCSDESDETWLYVSPKARDSSDDSLTPMQWCRQGLDSPKSEVEAARRSLSLRLEQGRSLRRSALSPQSSMDSDLGASEAEDDSIALGYKLHDLTDVQVMARLQEENLRAHRYFSFINPRRSKTGLRQHVVGPGQPPQPELHLPAQPAQRRPRPGGGRRGGRRRLRPPAPAAAAPHPPSALPHLLQHPRLAKKHKLPVHPSFHTLNAAVPFRWVRLPASAPGIGTGPGPGQPQRSRAPGLQTRISWPYCFGETSSCHPADFENKLRRSMPNLVRAPSMPSVPIPTNPSASPCLLRNSQSFDSSTRLTRLQSSIPSPGQLQNRVQSVGNFTSLSRQTLKATAYVSPTIKGSASMPTSTSLQSLSGGTAGGNSGVGSGIPMLSKPPGGGGTPTSTPATPRSGLPRPASFVGTPISTPRSKVAQPTRSLLTPPKSLSTLSALRDSTWRDGCY from the exons ATGGAGGCTGCGGTGCTGAACCCCGCGATGGTGGCCGACGTGGACCACAACAGCAACAGTCTGAACGCCGAGCTGGAGGTGAAGAAGCTGCAGGAGCTGGTCCGCAAGCTGGAGCGGCAGAACGAGCAGCTGCGGACCCGGGCGACGGGCACgtacggcggcggcggcgggtTCTGCCTGTCCGGCCCGCTGCCCGCCCTCCTCCGACAGGCGTCCTTGGGGTCGTTCGTCCCTCCAGAGGAGCATTTCGACTATTTCCTCCCGCACACGGGCGGGGACGGAGCTGCgggggaggatgaggatgaggaggatgaggatgaggaggaggacggatCCGAGCCGTCGGTTCTGGACGAGCTGGAACTTTTGGACTTGAATTCTCTGTCCTGCTCAGACGAGTCGGACGAGACATG gttgtatgtgtCGCCAAAAGCTCGAGATTCCTCAGACGACTCCCTCACACCTATGCAGTGGTGCCGACAGGGTCTGGACTCGCCCAAATCTGAGGTGGAGGCCGCCAGGAGATCGCTGTCCCTTCGACTGGAACAAG GCCGCAGCCTCCGACGCTCCGCCCTCAGCCCCCAGTCGTCCATGGACAGCGACCTCGGTGCTTCAGAGGCGGAGGACGACTCCATCGCTCTGGGATACAAACTGCACGACCTCACTGACGTCCAGGTGATGGCccggctgcaggaggaga ATCTCAGAGCCCATCGCTACTTCAGCTTCATTAACCCCAGGAG GTCTAAGACAGGACTACGCCAGCACGTCGTCGGTCCTGGCCAACCGCCGCAGCCAGAGCTTCACCTTCCAGCTCAGCCAGCTCAGCGCCGGCCCCGacctggaggaggaagacgaggaggacgaCGAAGACTACGGCCTCCTGCCCCCGCCGCAGCCGCGCCTCACCCGCCTTCCGCACTCCCACACCTTCTCCAGCATCCGAGACTGGCGAAGAAGCACAAGCTCCCTGTGCACCCCTCCTTCCACACCCTCAACGCCGCCGTACCCTTCCGCTGGGTTCGCCTTCCAGCCTCCGCCCCAGGGATTGGgactgggcctgggcctgggcagCCTCAGCGCAGCCGAGCCCCAGGGCTTCAGACCCGGATCAG ttggCCGTATTGTTTTGGGGAAACTTCGTCGTGTCATCCAGCCGATTTTGAGA ATAAGCTGCGGAGGAGCATGCCTAACCTTGTCAGAGCTCCCAGCATGCCCAGTGTGCCCATTCCGACCAATCCCAGCGCTTCCCCTTGTTTGCTTCGTAACAGCCAGAGTTTTGATTCGTCCACCAGGCTGACTCGACTGCAGTCCTCCA TCCCCTCCCCCGGACAGCTGCAGAACAGGGTCCAGAGCGTCGGGAACTTCACCTCCTTGTCACGTCAAACATTAAAGGCCACCGCCTACGTCAGCCCCACAATCAAGGGCTCGGCCTCCATGCCGACCTCCACCAGCCTGCAGTCTCTGAGCGGCGGCACTGCTGGGGGTAACAGCGGGGTGGGCAGCGGAATCCCAATGCTCAGTAAACCACCTGGTGGAGGAGGGACGCCCACATCGACCCCGGCCACGCCCCGCAGCGGTCTGCCCCGCCCCGCCTCCTTTGTTGGCACCCCAATCTCAACCCCTCGCAGCAAGGTGGCCCAACCAACACGAAG tttaCTGACTCCTCCAAAGAGCTTGTCCACCCTCAGTGCCCTTCGTGACAGCACCTGGAGAGACGGCTGCTACTGA
- the LOC115577284 gene encoding SLAIN motif-containing protein 1-like isoform X1 yields MEAAVLNPAMVADVDHNSNSLNAELEVKKLQELVRKLERQNEQLRTRATGTYGGGGGFCLSGPLPALLRQASLGSFVPPEEHFDYFLPHTGGDGAAGEDEDEEDEDEEEDGSEPSVLDELELLDLNSLSCSDESDETWLYVSPKARDSSDDSLTPMQWCRQGLDSPKSEVEAARRSLSLRLEQVSRWRSSLSSPSPSSTSTSSTPGPPPPLSRVAGVSPIGASSPVPKPCSTPQPLDRHAPSFSSPLHPALHRTLSPVGKDLSPVSERTPTFFPHHRSRSLRRSALSPQSSMDSDLGASEAEDDSIALGYKLHDLTDVQVMARLQEENLRAHRYFSFINPRRSKTGLRQHVVGPGQPPQPELHLPAQPAQRRPRPGGGRRGGRRRLRPPAPAAAAPHPPSALPHLLQHPRLAKKHKLPVHPSFHTLNAAVPFRWVRLPASAPGIGTGPGPGQPQRSRAPGLQTRISWPYCFGETSSCHPADFENKLRRSMPNLVRAPSMPSVPIPTNPSASPCLLRNSQSFDSSTRLTRLQSSIPSPGQLQNRVQSVGNFTSLSRQTLKATAYVSPTIKGSASMPTSTSLQSLSGGTAGGNSGVGSGIPMLSKPPGGGGTPTSTPATPRSGLPRPASFVGTPISTPRSKVAQPTRSLLTPPKSLSTLSALRDSTWRDGCY; encoded by the exons ATGGAGGCTGCGGTGCTGAACCCCGCGATGGTGGCCGACGTGGACCACAACAGCAACAGTCTGAACGCCGAGCTGGAGGTGAAGAAGCTGCAGGAGCTGGTCCGCAAGCTGGAGCGGCAGAACGAGCAGCTGCGGACCCGGGCGACGGGCACgtacggcggcggcggcgggtTCTGCCTGTCCGGCCCGCTGCCCGCCCTCCTCCGACAGGCGTCCTTGGGGTCGTTCGTCCCTCCAGAGGAGCATTTCGACTATTTCCTCCCGCACACGGGCGGGGACGGAGCTGCgggggaggatgaggatgaggaggatgaggatgaggaggaggacggatCCGAGCCGTCGGTTCTGGACGAGCTGGAACTTTTGGACTTGAATTCTCTGTCCTGCTCAGACGAGTCGGACGAGACATG gttgtatgtgtCGCCAAAAGCTCGAGATTCCTCAGACGACTCCCTCACACCTATGCAGTGGTGCCGACAGGGTCTGGACTCGCCCAAATCTGAGGTGGAGGCCGCCAGGAGATCGCTGTCCCTTCGACTGGAACAAG tctccAGGTGGCGTAGCTCCCTCTCCAGcccttccccctcctccacctccacttcctccacccccggccctcctcctcctctgagccGAGTGGCCGGAGTGTCGCCCATCGGTGCTTCCTCCCCTGTACCCAAACCCTGCTCCACCCCTCAGCCGTTGGACAGACACG CTCcatccttctcctcccctctccaccCGGCCCTCCATCGGACGCTGAGCCCCGTAGGGAAGGATCTCTCCCCCGTATCTGAGAGGACTCCCACATTCTTCCCTCACCATCGCA GCCGCAGCCTCCGACGCTCCGCCCTCAGCCCCCAGTCGTCCATGGACAGCGACCTCGGTGCTTCAGAGGCGGAGGACGACTCCATCGCTCTGGGATACAAACTGCACGACCTCACTGACGTCCAGGTGATGGCccggctgcaggaggaga ATCTCAGAGCCCATCGCTACTTCAGCTTCATTAACCCCAGGAG GTCTAAGACAGGACTACGCCAGCACGTCGTCGGTCCTGGCCAACCGCCGCAGCCAGAGCTTCACCTTCCAGCTCAGCCAGCTCAGCGCCGGCCCCGacctggaggaggaagacgaggaggacgaCGAAGACTACGGCCTCCTGCCCCCGCCGCAGCCGCGCCTCACCCGCCTTCCGCACTCCCACACCTTCTCCAGCATCCGAGACTGGCGAAGAAGCACAAGCTCCCTGTGCACCCCTCCTTCCACACCCTCAACGCCGCCGTACCCTTCCGCTGGGTTCGCCTTCCAGCCTCCGCCCCAGGGATTGGgactgggcctgggcctgggcagCCTCAGCGCAGCCGAGCCCCAGGGCTTCAGACCCGGATCAG ttggCCGTATTGTTTTGGGGAAACTTCGTCGTGTCATCCAGCCGATTTTGAGA ATAAGCTGCGGAGGAGCATGCCTAACCTTGTCAGAGCTCCCAGCATGCCCAGTGTGCCCATTCCGACCAATCCCAGCGCTTCCCCTTGTTTGCTTCGTAACAGCCAGAGTTTTGATTCGTCCACCAGGCTGACTCGACTGCAGTCCTCCA TCCCCTCCCCCGGACAGCTGCAGAACAGGGTCCAGAGCGTCGGGAACTTCACCTCCTTGTCACGTCAAACATTAAAGGCCACCGCCTACGTCAGCCCCACAATCAAGGGCTCGGCCTCCATGCCGACCTCCACCAGCCTGCAGTCTCTGAGCGGCGGCACTGCTGGGGGTAACAGCGGGGTGGGCAGCGGAATCCCAATGCTCAGTAAACCACCTGGTGGAGGAGGGACGCCCACATCGACCCCGGCCACGCCCCGCAGCGGTCTGCCCCGCCCCGCCTCCTTTGTTGGCACCCCAATCTCAACCCCTCGCAGCAAGGTGGCCCAACCAACACGAAG tttaCTGACTCCTCCAAAGAGCTTGTCCACCCTCAGTGCCCTTCGTGACAGCACCTGGAGAGACGGCTGCTACTGA
- the LOC115577284 gene encoding SLAIN motif-containing protein 1-like isoform X5, translating to MEAAVLNPAMVADVDHNSNSLNAELEVKKLQELVRKLERQNEQLRTRATGTYGGGGGFCLSGPLPALLRQASLGSFVPPEEHFDYFLPHTGGDGAAGEDEDEEDEDEEEDGSEPSVLDELELLDLNSLSCSDESDETWLYVSPKARDSSDDSLTPMQWCRQGLDSPKSEVEAARRSLSLRLEQGRSLRRSALSPQSSMDSDLGASEAEDDSIALGYKLHDLTDVQVMARLQEESLRQDYASTSSVLANRRSQSFTFQLSQLSAGPDLEEEDEEDDEDYGLLPPPQPRLTRLPHSHTFSSIRDWRRSTSSLCTPPSTPSTPPYPSAGFAFQPPPQGLGLGLGLGSLSAAEPQGFRPGSADFENKLRRSMPNLVRAPSMPSVPIPTNPSASPCLLRNSQSFDSSTRLTRLQSSIPSPGQLQNRVQSVGNFTSLSRQTLKATAYVSPTIKGSASMPTSTSLQSLSGGTAGGNSGVGSGIPMLSKPPGGGGTPTSTPATPRSGLPRPASFVGTPISTPRSKVAQPTRSLLTPPKSLSTLSALRDSTWRDGCY from the exons ATGGAGGCTGCGGTGCTGAACCCCGCGATGGTGGCCGACGTGGACCACAACAGCAACAGTCTGAACGCCGAGCTGGAGGTGAAGAAGCTGCAGGAGCTGGTCCGCAAGCTGGAGCGGCAGAACGAGCAGCTGCGGACCCGGGCGACGGGCACgtacggcggcggcggcgggtTCTGCCTGTCCGGCCCGCTGCCCGCCCTCCTCCGACAGGCGTCCTTGGGGTCGTTCGTCCCTCCAGAGGAGCATTTCGACTATTTCCTCCCGCACACGGGCGGGGACGGAGCTGCgggggaggatgaggatgaggaggatgaggatgaggaggaggacggatCCGAGCCGTCGGTTCTGGACGAGCTGGAACTTTTGGACTTGAATTCTCTGTCCTGCTCAGACGAGTCGGACGAGACATG gttgtatgtgtCGCCAAAAGCTCGAGATTCCTCAGACGACTCCCTCACACCTATGCAGTGGTGCCGACAGGGTCTGGACTCGCCCAAATCTGAGGTGGAGGCCGCCAGGAGATCGCTGTCCCTTCGACTGGAACAAG GCCGCAGCCTCCGACGCTCCGCCCTCAGCCCCCAGTCGTCCATGGACAGCGACCTCGGTGCTTCAGAGGCGGAGGACGACTCCATCGCTCTGGGATACAAACTGCACGACCTCACTGACGTCCAGGTGATGGCccggctgcaggaggaga GTCTAAGACAGGACTACGCCAGCACGTCGTCGGTCCTGGCCAACCGCCGCAGCCAGAGCTTCACCTTCCAGCTCAGCCAGCTCAGCGCCGGCCCCGacctggaggaggaagacgaggaggacgaCGAAGACTACGGCCTCCTGCCCCCGCCGCAGCCGCGCCTCACCCGCCTTCCGCACTCCCACACCTTCTCCAGCATCCGAGACTGGCGAAGAAGCACAAGCTCCCTGTGCACCCCTCCTTCCACACCCTCAACGCCGCCGTACCCTTCCGCTGGGTTCGCCTTCCAGCCTCCGCCCCAGGGATTGGgactgggcctgggcctgggcagCCTCAGCGCAGCCGAGCCCCAGGGCTTCAGACCCGGATCAG CCGATTTTGAGA ATAAGCTGCGGAGGAGCATGCCTAACCTTGTCAGAGCTCCCAGCATGCCCAGTGTGCCCATTCCGACCAATCCCAGCGCTTCCCCTTGTTTGCTTCGTAACAGCCAGAGTTTTGATTCGTCCACCAGGCTGACTCGACTGCAGTCCTCCA TCCCCTCCCCCGGACAGCTGCAGAACAGGGTCCAGAGCGTCGGGAACTTCACCTCCTTGTCACGTCAAACATTAAAGGCCACCGCCTACGTCAGCCCCACAATCAAGGGCTCGGCCTCCATGCCGACCTCCACCAGCCTGCAGTCTCTGAGCGGCGGCACTGCTGGGGGTAACAGCGGGGTGGGCAGCGGAATCCCAATGCTCAGTAAACCACCTGGTGGAGGAGGGACGCCCACATCGACCCCGGCCACGCCCCGCAGCGGTCTGCCCCGCCCCGCCTCCTTTGTTGGCACCCCAATCTCAACCCCTCGCAGCAAGGTGGCCCAACCAACACGAAG tttaCTGACTCCTCCAAAGAGCTTGTCCACCCTCAGTGCCCTTCGTGACAGCACCTGGAGAGACGGCTGCTACTGA
- the LOC115577284 gene encoding SLAIN motif-containing protein 1-like isoform X3, with the protein MEAAVLNPAMVADVDHNSNSLNAELEVKKLQELVRKLERQNEQLRTRATGTYGGGGGFCLSGPLPALLRQASLGSFVPPEEHFDYFLPHTGGDGAAGEDEDEEDEDEEEDGSEPSVLDELELLDLNSLSCSDESDETWLYVSPKARDSSDDSLTPMQWCRQGLDSPKSEVEAARRSLSLRLEQVSRWRSSLSSPSPSSTSTSSTPGPPPPLSRVAGVSPIGASSPVPKPCSTPQPLDRHAPSFSSPLHPALHRTLSPVGKDLSPVSERTPTFFPHHRSRSLRRSALSPQSSMDSDLGASEAEDDSIALGYKLHDLTDVQVMARLQEESLRQDYASTSSVLANRRSQSFTFQLSQLSAGPDLEEEDEEDDEDYGLLPPPQPRLTRLPHSHTFSSIRDWRRSTSSLCTPPSTPSTPPYPSAGFAFQPPPQGLGLGLGLGSLSAAEPQGFRPGSDKLRRSMPNLVRAPSMPSVPIPTNPSASPCLLRNSQSFDSSTRLTRLQSSIPSPGQLQNRVQSVGNFTSLSRQTLKATAYVSPTIKGSASMPTSTSLQSLSGGTAGGNSGVGSGIPMLSKPPGGGGTPTSTPATPRSGLPRPASFVGTPISTPRSKVAQPTRSLLTPPKSLSTLSALRDSTWRDGCY; encoded by the exons ATGGAGGCTGCGGTGCTGAACCCCGCGATGGTGGCCGACGTGGACCACAACAGCAACAGTCTGAACGCCGAGCTGGAGGTGAAGAAGCTGCAGGAGCTGGTCCGCAAGCTGGAGCGGCAGAACGAGCAGCTGCGGACCCGGGCGACGGGCACgtacggcggcggcggcgggtTCTGCCTGTCCGGCCCGCTGCCCGCCCTCCTCCGACAGGCGTCCTTGGGGTCGTTCGTCCCTCCAGAGGAGCATTTCGACTATTTCCTCCCGCACACGGGCGGGGACGGAGCTGCgggggaggatgaggatgaggaggatgaggatgaggaggaggacggatCCGAGCCGTCGGTTCTGGACGAGCTGGAACTTTTGGACTTGAATTCTCTGTCCTGCTCAGACGAGTCGGACGAGACATG gttgtatgtgtCGCCAAAAGCTCGAGATTCCTCAGACGACTCCCTCACACCTATGCAGTGGTGCCGACAGGGTCTGGACTCGCCCAAATCTGAGGTGGAGGCCGCCAGGAGATCGCTGTCCCTTCGACTGGAACAAG tctccAGGTGGCGTAGCTCCCTCTCCAGcccttccccctcctccacctccacttcctccacccccggccctcctcctcctctgagccGAGTGGCCGGAGTGTCGCCCATCGGTGCTTCCTCCCCTGTACCCAAACCCTGCTCCACCCCTCAGCCGTTGGACAGACACG CTCcatccttctcctcccctctccaccCGGCCCTCCATCGGACGCTGAGCCCCGTAGGGAAGGATCTCTCCCCCGTATCTGAGAGGACTCCCACATTCTTCCCTCACCATCGCA GCCGCAGCCTCCGACGCTCCGCCCTCAGCCCCCAGTCGTCCATGGACAGCGACCTCGGTGCTTCAGAGGCGGAGGACGACTCCATCGCTCTGGGATACAAACTGCACGACCTCACTGACGTCCAGGTGATGGCccggctgcaggaggaga GTCTAAGACAGGACTACGCCAGCACGTCGTCGGTCCTGGCCAACCGCCGCAGCCAGAGCTTCACCTTCCAGCTCAGCCAGCTCAGCGCCGGCCCCGacctggaggaggaagacgaggaggacgaCGAAGACTACGGCCTCCTGCCCCCGCCGCAGCCGCGCCTCACCCGCCTTCCGCACTCCCACACCTTCTCCAGCATCCGAGACTGGCGAAGAAGCACAAGCTCCCTGTGCACCCCTCCTTCCACACCCTCAACGCCGCCGTACCCTTCCGCTGGGTTCGCCTTCCAGCCTCCGCCCCAGGGATTGGgactgggcctgggcctgggcagCCTCAGCGCAGCCGAGCCCCAGGGCTTCAGACCCGGATCAG ATAAGCTGCGGAGGAGCATGCCTAACCTTGTCAGAGCTCCCAGCATGCCCAGTGTGCCCATTCCGACCAATCCCAGCGCTTCCCCTTGTTTGCTTCGTAACAGCCAGAGTTTTGATTCGTCCACCAGGCTGACTCGACTGCAGTCCTCCA TCCCCTCCCCCGGACAGCTGCAGAACAGGGTCCAGAGCGTCGGGAACTTCACCTCCTTGTCACGTCAAACATTAAAGGCCACCGCCTACGTCAGCCCCACAATCAAGGGCTCGGCCTCCATGCCGACCTCCACCAGCCTGCAGTCTCTGAGCGGCGGCACTGCTGGGGGTAACAGCGGGGTGGGCAGCGGAATCCCAATGCTCAGTAAACCACCTGGTGGAGGAGGGACGCCCACATCGACCCCGGCCACGCCCCGCAGCGGTCTGCCCCGCCCCGCCTCCTTTGTTGGCACCCCAATCTCAACCCCTCGCAGCAAGGTGGCCCAACCAACACGAAG tttaCTGACTCCTCCAAAGAGCTTGTCCACCCTCAGTGCCCTTCGTGACAGCACCTGGAGAGACGGCTGCTACTGA